The Deltaproteobacteria bacterium DNA segment TTTTCGCTCCTCCTACGCCATCTGGTGTTCGAACAAAATCGTCGCGGGGATGTAGTGACCACCGTTTCTACCACCCAAATGGTGGCCCGACTTTGCAAAAAATTTAATCTTCCCCTTCACGAAACTCCCATTGGATTCAAATACATCTGTCAGAAATTTTTGGAGTCGAAAACGCCTCTCATGGGCGGAGAGGAATCCGGCGGCCTGGGCATGGCGCATCACGTGTACGAGCGGGATGGAATCTTATCTGGCCTGCTTTTGCTGGACATACTGGCCCGGCATCAAAAACCCATCTCTCAGATTATTGAAGACCTGCAAAAAGAAGTAGGCCCGCTGCACTTTGTGCGGGAGGACCTGCATGTCCCCCAAGAACAAATTACGGCAATTAAGCAGAAGATGAATCAAGGCCCTCCCCAAAATTTATGCGGAGAAAAGATTGTAAAAAATAATTTCAAAGATGGTTTTAAATTTATTTTAGCGGATGATTCCTGGCTGCTGATCCGCCCCTCGGGAACCGAGCCCTTGCTGAGGGTCTACGCCGAGGCCCCTACTCTGGAAAAGGCACAGAAGATGATTGAAGAGGCGAAGAGGATGATTGAAATGTGACGTTTGCACTACGCTGTCATCTCGAACACAGTGAGAGATCCCGTGGATGCAATTGGAAAACCAACTAGATCTCTCGCTTTACTCGAGATGACAGCCGTTTTATCTTAATTACTCCTCAATATAAACACCCTCTTGTTTTTTTCCCATCGAATGTTTATCTCAAAAAAATGGAACCCCAGGAAATCATCGTCAAAGGTGCGCGCCAGCATAATCTAAAAAATATTGATGTCCACATCCCACGCAATAAACTCGTGGTGATTACCGGCTTGTCAGGCTCGGGAAAATCTTCTCTGGCCTTTGACACCATTTATGCCGAGGGCCAGCGTCGTTATGTCGAATCGCTTTCGTCTTATGCGCGTCAATTTTTGGAGCAGATGGGCAAACCGGATGTCGACACCATCGAAGGTTTATCGCCCGCGATTTCCATCGAACAAAAATCCACCAGCCGTAATCCCCGCTCCACCGTGGGGACGGTGACCGAAATTTACGACTATCTGCGCCTGCTCTTTGCTCGCGTCGGGCATCCCCACTGCTACCAATGCGGAAAATTGATTGCGGCTCAAACCGTTTCGCAGATGGTGGATCAAATCTTAAGACAGCCCGCTGGCACTAAACTGCATCTCCTGGCCCCCGTAATTCGCGACCGCAAAGGCGAGTACAGCAAAGAACTTCAAAAGTTTAAGACTGAAGGTTTTGTGCGCATGAAAATTGATGGCAAGACTTATAGCTTTGAAGAACTCCCCAAGCTGGACAAAAAGAAAAAACACAGCATCGATTTATTCATTGACCGCCTGGTGATGAAAGAAGGCATTCAAACGCGGCTGGCGGATTCGTTGGAGACGGCCTTGAAGTATGGGGAGGGATTGGTGAAGGTGGAGGTGGTGGGTGATTCGTCCCCTCACCCTAGCCCTCTCCCCCAAGGGGCGAGGGGAAATCGAATCCCCTCTCCCTCGAGGGGAGAGGGTAAGGGTGAGGGTGGAAACTTGGAACTCCTTTTCTCCTCCAACTTCGCCTGCATTGCATGTGGCGTCAGTTACTCTGAAATTGAACCCCGTCTTTTTTCTTTCAACAGCCCGCACGGGGCTTGTTCGGAATGTGCCGGCCTGGGGCACAAGATGTATTTTGACCCGGAGCTCGTGGTTCCCAATCCTCAGCTTTCCATCAATGAAGGAGCGATTGCGCCTTGGTATTCCAAAACCGGCAAAGGCAATTATTATGAGAATTATCTGGTGGCACTCTCCAAACATTACAAATTTTCTCTCAACAGCCCCTGGAATAAACTGCCCAAAAAAATTCAGGAGATCTTGCTGAATGGATCTGAGGAAAAAATCTCGATGGGTTATTACAGGGCCAGCTTTGAAGGGGTCTGCAACAACCTTTCGCGTCGTTACAAAGAAACCGAAAGCGATTGGATGCGCGAGGAATTGGAACGCTACATGAATTTTCAGGCCTGCCCCCTCTGCGCCGGAAGTCGTCTGAAAAAAGAGGCCCTGGCGGTAAAGGTGGCTGGAAAAAATATCTATGAAGTGACGCAGATGTCAGTGAAGGAGTGTTTGGAGTTTTTTGAGGGGCTTCAGAATAACTCTCCAAATTCTCTACCGCCCCCTGACCCCCTCCTTACAAAGGAGGGGGAAAAATCTTCGTCCCCTCTCCTTAGGAAGGAGAGGGTTAGGGTGAGGTCTGAATATTTGCTAAGCACTCAGGAGTTTGAAATCGCCTCCCGCATCCTCAAGGAAATCCGCGAGCGCCTGTCTTTTTTATCCAATGTGGGACTGGACTACCTCTCGCTGGATCGCACCAGTGGCACACTCTCCGGCGGCGAGGCCCAGCGCATTCGACTGGCCACGCAGATTGGCTCCAGTCTGGTGGGCGTGCTTTATATCCTGGATGAACCTTCGATTGGGCTTCACCAGCGCGACAATTCCAAACTTCTGGCCACCCTCAAGAGACTACGCGATCTCGGCAATACGGTGCTTGTCGTCGAACATGATGAAGAAACCATTTTGGAATCCGATCATGTGATTGACATGGGCCCGGGTGCTGGGGTGCATGGCGGTGAGATTATCGCGCAAGGCAGGCCCGAAGATATTTGTAAAAATCCAAATTCTCTCACCGGGCTTTTTATTTCGGGAAAAGAAAAAATTGCGCTGCCTGCTGTGCGCCGCAAGGCCAAAGGAAAAATTACCCTGAAAGGCTGTCGCGAGAATAACCTGAAAAATATCACTGTGGATCTCCCTTTGGGTGTTTTCACCTGCATCACCGGTGTTTCAGGATCCGGAAAATCCACTTTAATCAACGACACCTTCTACAAGGCGCTCGCCCAGCAACTGCATGGCACGCGCGAGACGGCGGGAAAGCACGATGAAATGATCGGGCTGGATCAGGTGGATAAGATTATCAATATTGATCAATCTCCCATCGGTCGCACGCCCCGATCGAACCCCGCTACCTACACCGGGCTTTTTACTCCTATTCGCGATTTGTTTGCCGCCCTGCCCGAGGCAAAAGTGAGAGGCTACAAGGCGGGACGTTTTTCGTTCAACGTAAAAGGGGGACGCTGCGAGGCCTGTGAGGGCGATGGCCTCATTAAAATTGAAATGCATTTTTTGCCCGATATTTATGTGCAGTGCGAAGAATGCAAAGGCCTGCGCTACAATCGCGAAACCCTGGAGATTAAATTCAAAGGGCATTCCATTGCCGACCTTCTCAAAATGAGTGTGGAAAAGGCCTTGGAGCTACTCGCCGCCATCCCCAGCGTTGCCTCAAAATTAAAGACACTGGTGGAGGTAGGGCTTTCCTACATCGAGTTGGGACAGGCAGCGACCACCCTATCGGGCGGAGAGGCCCAGCGCATCAAACTGGCCAAGGAACTCTCCAAACGCAGCACCGGCAAAACCCTGTATATTCTGGATGAACCGACGACTGGGCTCCATTTTGCCGACATCCAAAAATTGCTGGAAGTGTTGCATCGCTTTGTAGAAGGCGGAAACAGCGTGCTGGTGATCGAACACAATCTGGATGTCATCAAAACCGCCGATTGGATCATCGACCTGGGCCCCGAAGGTGGTAGTGGTGGTGGCGAAATTATTGGTCAGGGGACCCCAGAAGAGCTTGCGGCCCTGAAGCATTCGTATACGGGGCAATATTTGAAAAGATATTTGGGAGGAATGGATACAGCGAAAAAACGAGCTTGAGGGATCATACCTCACCCCGACCCTCTGATTAAAATACCTATCCAAAGAATGCTATCCTCGGGACTCATCCTCTGATTCCCAGCGAACTAATCCACGAAAAAGCGGCCGCCATATTAGTCCCTATTTCTTCACAGCGAGCCTGAATCTCTGAACGTTCTCCGCATTTCCAACATTCTATAATTCTATCAACGCCTCTTCGAATATTCGGATAATGAAGTAAATGTTTACTGGGGGAATATCTAAAAACTGCTTGTAGCAACTCCGCGAGCTGTGGGGGTAAATAAATGGGAAGCACCTTGGCATCGCTTCTTTTGCTTGAGGTCAAATTAGTAACAGCCTCTGCAATTGGTGCAGACGGGAAATGGGGTTTTTGATAAATCTGAGCCGGATCAAACCCATTGAGTAATTGTTCCAAATTTCCATCACTTTTTCGAATGGCCACATGCCAGGCCAAATTTGGATTCATTCTTAAGACACCATCCACAGTCAATGCCAGGCGTATCATGTAGCCACCCATTCTTGCAAAAGTATGAGCAGAACCTTCGCCTACCGCTTCGGGTGTGCTACTAAAAAACATGTCCACCATCGATAAATTACGAAATAAATCATAGAGCAAGACTCTTGTTTTAAGACCAATGCGGATAGAAGAAGCTTCTTCTTGCTGCAAAGACAGTGAAATAGCCTTCCCCATTTCTGCTATTTGGGAAGAGCTTTGTCTTACATGAAAATCTATAAATTCCTGAACGGCACCTTGTTTTTGAATATTGGGAACTCTTTGCAAAAGTGCATGAGCAAGTTGCCAAACCTTTAGTTCAGTCTCTCTTAAGCCGCGATAAACAAAATAGGGTTTTTGCGAAGCTCGAATGCGAACAGACAATTGAGTAAATGCATTTTCCGGAGGAGTTCCTTGATGAACTAAATCTCCCATCGCGTAGACGACCTCTTTGAGTTGCACTCCAAAATGTCTTTTTTCTTCGACTTCGAGTAAGAGCTCTAAAGCTTCAGCCCGATTTTTTCTTGTTAAATCAAGTAAGCTATCCCTCCCTAACACTAACCTCTCTTTTTCAAACCCAGCTTCCTGGGCAAGAACCAAGTCCTCTAATTGGTTTTGCACATGACCAGAGAGGATATCAGCGCTATCAACACGCATTGCAGCAGCAGCTACCGTCATCACCGCAGAAAAAACCCACTGCCAGCCTGAAAAAGAAGAGGCACTCATGTGAGATCCGGAAAGAACAGCAGCATGCGCCGAAGGCAAATTTAAAAAACTCGCCAGACCCAGGCTTAAGAGCACTGCAGTAACTTTACCTAAGCCCGGAAGAACAGCGAACAATTGCCTCTTTAAAGTCTCATAAGCCTGGCGCACCAGGTCTAGCGGATGTTGCAGGCCGTCTTCAATCAGCGTCGCAACATCATATTGCGTCGGAAGATAATGCAAATCTTCTAGCGGAGAAGTCGAAAATTCTGCCAGTTGCTCCAAGCTCAAACCAGTTTCTGTAGTTCGGCTTGCTCTCCTATTTGCTAAAGGTTTTTGAAGCATCAACACATGGTTTCCAAGGGGATAAGCCAAGCGCGTGGAGTGGGTATCCAAAGGAGCTTTGACATTTTCTGCAGCAAAAATTTTTCTAAAACGGCAGTGATGAACTAAATCTTCCCGGCAAATTTTAAAAGGATGGTATTGAAGAAAAACTCCTCCGGGTTTGAGCAAGCCACTAATTACCTGGGTGTCCATTTCTTGCGTGTCTGAGGCATACTGATATTCAATGCTCTCAAAGCTTTCTCGTCCCAGTTGAGAAAATAAGGTTGGATCACAAATGTCTGCGCAAATAGTTTCTACCTGAACTCCTTGGCTTGCGAGGGCCTCTATTCTCTCACGATAACCTTCATAATAATCTGCCAACTCTTCTCTGGGCTCTACCACCACCACATCATAACCTTGAGCCACGGCATGTTCCACCTGGGCCCATTCACGCCCTAGGCCCACCAAAAGCAGGCGGGGTCTTGATCCCGCCGGAGAAACAGGAAGAATTTTTCGCCTGAGTTCTTCTAAAGAAGACCGATCGACGTGATCATTTCTTAAATAAGATTTTGCTTCAGAAAAATCTCTTTCTATCCGCAACGGATGCCTTTCAAAAAATTGAGGGGAACTTGCCAACTGCCTGCAAACAAAATCAAAAAGAAACTCCAATTCATACTCTCTTTGTTGCCTCATCCGGCTCCAGTCGCGCTGATCTCCCTGCACTCCCATTTCATTCGCCAAGCGGGTAAGAGCCAATTCATGTACTTTTCCCTCCGCTGAAGACGCAGCAATGGCTGCCAGATAATAATTTAAATACAACAAAAGTTGAGACCGACTTTGAAAGGCAAAAAAGGTAGACCTTTGCTCGGTGACAGGACGAGTCTGTGTCAGATAGTCGGCAATATTTCCCATAACTTCATGCAACTTTATCCAATACTCTCTCTCCATTTCAAAAGCCTTATAAAGGGCATGTATGTCTGTGGCGCGGCTTCCCTCGCTTAAGATTTGATAATACACAAAATGCACAAAGGCCTCTCGATACAGGGCTAGTGCTTGTTCTGCGGCTTGTCTTAAAAGAGCCTCTCGTTCGGGATAGCGTTTGAGAATTGCTTGGAGCTCGGGGGCTGAGGAATCTCTCAATAAAGCTTCTCTTTCTGGATTCAGCAGAAATTCGATGTCATTTAAAACAGCGCTGGGCCCTTCACGGGTAGAAAGAGCCCCCTCATAAAGTCGGCCGTGCGCGGGATCTATAGTCACTGTCGCTCCTGTTTGAAGCGAACGAGCAGCCAAATTTATTTGTCTTCCTTTTATTTCAAATTTTGTCCCCTGAAGAGAAGGAAGATTTTGTCGATGCACATGCGCCATTAAATGAGACTGATCGGCATTGACCGCTAAAAGAACGGCGCCGGCTTGAAGGGCATTCACGACTTCATCGTGAGAATCCCCAGTAGAGGCTAAGTAAACCGCTCTTGCACCCGAAGCCTGAATTTCAGCAATCTCTTTTGCGCTTTGGGCAATTCGTCCTGTGTAAGGGGCTCCAATGCCCGGTCGTCCTTCATAAATAAGTGCCCGAGGGTCTGTGGGGATAACTACCTCATGGATGACGCGTGCCTCTTCGAGTGCAGGTCTCCCGCCCAGGCGTTCC contains these protein-coding regions:
- the uvrA gene encoding excinuclease ABC subunit UvrA; translated protein: MEPQEIIVKGARQHNLKNIDVHIPRNKLVVITGLSGSGKSSLAFDTIYAEGQRRYVESLSSYARQFLEQMGKPDVDTIEGLSPAISIEQKSTSRNPRSTVGTVTEIYDYLRLLFARVGHPHCYQCGKLIAAQTVSQMVDQILRQPAGTKLHLLAPVIRDRKGEYSKELQKFKTEGFVRMKIDGKTYSFEELPKLDKKKKHSIDLFIDRLVMKEGIQTRLADSLETALKYGEGLVKVEVVGDSSPHPSPLPQGARGNRIPSPSRGEGKGEGGNLELLFSSNFACIACGVSYSEIEPRLFSFNSPHGACSECAGLGHKMYFDPELVVPNPQLSINEGAIAPWYSKTGKGNYYENYLVALSKHYKFSLNSPWNKLPKKIQEILLNGSEEKISMGYYRASFEGVCNNLSRRYKETESDWMREELERYMNFQACPLCAGSRLKKEALAVKVAGKNIYEVTQMSVKECLEFFEGLQNNSPNSLPPPDPLLTKEGEKSSSPLLRKERVRVRSEYLLSTQEFEIASRILKEIRERLSFLSNVGLDYLSLDRTSGTLSGGEAQRIRLATQIGSSLVGVLYILDEPSIGLHQRDNSKLLATLKRLRDLGNTVLVVEHDEETILESDHVIDMGPGAGVHGGEIIAQGRPEDICKNPNSLTGLFISGKEKIALPAVRRKAKGKITLKGCRENNLKNITVDLPLGVFTCITGVSGSGKSTLINDTFYKALAQQLHGTRETAGKHDEMIGLDQVDKIINIDQSPIGRTPRSNPATYTGLFTPIRDLFAALPEAKVRGYKAGRFSFNVKGGRCEACEGDGLIKIEMHFLPDIYVQCEECKGLRYNRETLEIKFKGHSIADLLKMSVEKALELLAAIPSVASKLKTLVEVGLSYIELGQAATTLSGGEAQRIKLAKELSKRSTGKTLYILDEPTTGLHFADIQKLLEVLHRFVEGGNSVLVIEHNLDVIKTADWIIDLGPEGGSGGGEIIGQGTPEELAALKHSYTGQYLKRYLGGMDTAKKRA